One region of Pogona vitticeps strain Pit_001003342236 chromosome 1, PviZW2.1, whole genome shotgun sequence genomic DNA includes:
- the TTC32 gene encoding tetratricopeptide repeat protein 32, which yields MERGLTPGGASDLLLAAHAQFRERQFERAEELYSRYLENCACSGGSKDSCDLATALNNRGQIKYLRVDFYEAMDDYTAAIEAKPDFEVPYYNRGLILYRLGFFDEAMKDFKKVLELNPNFEDASLSLKQTILDKEEKLKRNY from the exons ATGGAGCGAGGCCTAACGCCCGGAGGCGCCTCCGACTTGCTGCTCGCCGCACACGCGCAGTTCCGGGAGCGCCAGTTCGAGAGGGCGGAAGAACTGTACAGCCGCTACTTGGAGAACTGCGCATGCTCCGGCGGGAG CAAAGACTCCTGTGATTTGGCCACAGCTCTTAACAACAGGGGACAGATCAAGTATTTGAGAGTTGACTTCTATGAAGCAATGGATGATTATACAGCAGCTATAGAAGCCAAGCCTGATTTTGAAGTCCCATATTACAACAGAGGCTTAATATTATATAGATTAG GATTCTTTGATGAAGCCATGAAAGACTTCAAGAAGGTGTTAGAGCTAAACCCTAACTTCGAAGATGCCTCTTTGAGTTTAAAACAGACTATCCttgataaagaagaaaaattaaaaagaaactattGA